A region from the Pelobates fuscus isolate aPelFus1 chromosome 1, aPelFus1.pri, whole genome shotgun sequence genome encodes:
- the LOC134573068 gene encoding zinc finger protein OZF-like, with the protein MNLSESCMSTNELVNKDLKPFSCLKCGKCFSSKTVLLRHQKTHTGEKPFSCSECGKCFVYKSYFEKHQKTHTEEKPYSCSECGKCFVYKSYLEKHQRTHTGEKPYTCSECGKCLARKSNLEKHQRTHTGEKPYSCSACGKCFSRKAVFVRHQKIHTGEKPFSCSECGKCFAFKSYLVKHQKNHNGEKPYSCSEYGKCFSEKSDLVKHNKIHTEEMLYSCSECGKCFLSKSHLVKHQMTHTGQKPYSCSACGKCFVRKSAVVAHYRTHTGEKPFSCSECGKRFSTSETVLVHKRTHTGEKPYSCTECGKCFVTKSSLATHQRTHTGEKPYSCTVCGKCFVTTSCLAQHHIIHTGEKPYSCSECGRCFSASSSLVIHKRTHTGEKPFSCSECGKRFHRKSILVAHRRLHTGEKPFSCSECGKCFVKKSVLVKHQATHSKLTISHMHVLNVGYVIASNHIIAL; encoded by the coding sequence ATGAATCTCTCAGAATCTTGTATGTCTACAAATGAGTTGGTAAACAAAGACctaaaaccattctcatgtttgaagtgtggaaaatgttttagcagTAAAACCGTTCTTCTGAGACATCagaaaactcacacaggagaaaaaccattctcatgttctgaatgtggaaaatgttttgtctatAAATCGTATTTTGAAAAACATCAGAAAACTCACACGGAAGAAAAACCttattcatgttctgaatgtggaaaatgttttgtctatAAATCGTATCTTGAAAAACATCAGCggactcacacaggagaaaaaccttacacatgttctgaatgtgggaaatgtttggCCAGaaaatcaaatcttgaaaaacatcagagaactcacacgggAGAAAAACCTTACTCATGTTCTGCATGCGGGAAATGTTTTAGCAGGAAAGCGGTTTTTGTGAGACATCAGAAAATTCATACGGGAgaaaaacctttctcatgttctgaatgtgggaaatgttttgcctTTAAATCGTATCTTGTAAAACATCAGAAAAATCACAATGGAGAAAAACCTTACTCGTGTTCTGAATATGGGAAATGTTTTAGCGAGAAATCCGATCTTGTGAAGCATAATAAAATTCACACTGAAGAAATGCTctactcatgttctgaatgtgggaaatgttttctcAGTAAATCACATCTTGTGAAACATCAAATGACTCACACGGGACAAAAGCCCTACTCATGTTCTGCATGCGGGAAATGTTTCGTCAGGAAATCGGCTGTTGTGGCGCATTATAGAACACACACGGGAGAAAAACCTTTctcttgttctgaatgtgggaaacgtTTTAGTACGAGTGAAACCGTTCTAGTGCACaaaagaactcacacaggagaaaaaccgtACTCATgtactgaatgtggaaaatgttttgtcaccaAATCGAGTCTTGCaacacatcagagaactcacacgggAGAAAAACCTTACTCATGTACtgtatgtggaaaatgttttgtcaccaCATCGTGTCTAGCACAACATCATATAATTCACACGGGAGAAAAGCCttactcatgttctgaatgtgggagatGTTTTAGTGCGAGTTCAAGCCTTGTAATTCACaaaagaactcacacaggagaaaaaccgttctcatgctctgaatgtgggaaacgTTTTCATAGAAAATCAATTCTTGTTGCTCACAGGAGGCTTCACACCGGAGaaaaaccgttctcatgttctgaatgcggGAAATGTTTTGTCAAGAAATCAGTTCTTGTGAAGCATCAGGCAACTCACAGTAAACTAACCATATCCCACatgcatgttctgaatgtgggataTGTTATCGCCAGTAATCACATCATTGCTCTCTGA